One Candidatus Campbellbacteria bacterium genomic window carries:
- a CDS encoding glycosyltransferase has product MNGRKKILFVITKSNWGGAQRYVYDIATSLPTSEFEVAVACGGNGLLVSMLREKNIPVFEIKSFQRDISFRKEFSSLFELWKLYKMFKPDVVHLNSSKAGGVGAFVARLAGIQKILFTAHGWPFWEQRNMAQKILIVFFSWLTIVFTHKTICISEYDVRIGQRMPFVKNKIHLIRNGIAMYEPLQRDIARLKLFDQTVIEEHAHDIWVLTNAELTPNKNHLRAIDAVIAYNQSASEKIFYVCMGDGELRETLSVHIKKNNAENYIVMLGFVPRGYLYYGAFDIFFLPSLKEGVPYVLLEAGIAGLACIAGNVGGIPEVITHEKSGLLVTSSNTEELKKALQNLCKNETKRSRFGAGLKKTIAEQYSKDEMLTQTKRVYVT; this is encoded by the coding sequence ATGAACGGACGAAAAAAAATACTCTTTGTCATCACCAAGTCCAACTGGGGTGGAGCGCAACGATACGTATACGATATAGCAACGTCACTCCCCACTTCAGAGTTCGAGGTTGCGGTTGCGTGTGGTGGCAATGGACTACTTGTCTCGATGTTGCGTGAAAAAAATATTCCCGTGTTTGAAATCAAAAGTTTTCAACGCGATATTAGTTTTAGAAAAGAATTTTCTTCCCTGTTTGAGTTGTGGAAATTGTACAAAATGTTCAAACCCGATGTTGTGCACCTCAACTCTTCAAAGGCCGGTGGTGTGGGTGCGTTTGTTGCACGTCTCGCGGGAATACAAAAAATACTTTTCACCGCGCACGGATGGCCGTTTTGGGAGCAGCGAAATATGGCACAAAAAATCCTCATCGTATTCTTTTCATGGCTTACCATTGTTTTCACACACAAAACTATTTGTATTTCAGAATATGATGTGCGCATTGGACAGCGCATGCCCTTCGTTAAAAATAAAATTCACCTCATACGAAACGGCATTGCGATGTATGAGCCGTTGCAACGCGACATCGCTCGATTAAAACTTTTTGACCAAACAGTGATTGAAGAACATGCGCATGATATCTGGGTGCTCACCAATGCTGAACTCACACCAAATAAAAATCACCTACGCGCCATTGATGCTGTGATTGCATATAATCAATCGGCGTCCGAAAAGATTTTTTATGTGTGTATGGGTGATGGTGAATTGCGCGAAACACTTTCTGTACACATCAAAAAAAATAATGCCGAGAACTATATTGTTATGCTTGGATTTGTGCCACGGGGCTATTTGTATTACGGTGCATTTGATATTTTTTTCCTCCCCTCCCTTAAAGAAGGTGTACCGTATGTACTTCTTGAGGCCGGAATTGCAGGACTTGCGTGTATTGCAGGAAACGTTGGTGGTATTCCAGAAGTTATAACGCATGAAAAGAGCGGTCTCCTCGTCACGTCTTCAAATACCGAGGAACTCAAAAAAGCCTTACAAAACCTATGTAAAAATGAGACTAAGCGGTCACGCTTTGGAGCAGGGTTGAAAAAAACTATCGCAGAACAATATTCAAAAGACGAAATGCTTACACAAACAAAGCGTGTATATGTTACCTAG
- a CDS encoding sugar transferase, which translates to MHVGKIVNRSEAFILFLGDVLVLYFSLWITLFLRRFEIPDTNALESHFQPFTILFVLWILVFFIAGLYDKHTTFLKKRIPSIILNAQVVNIILGIFFFYFIPYFGITPKTTLFIFLVVSFLCVVTWRRNSLMFFESPERQAAILIGSGSEMDELKREVNGNPRYGIFFASTIDLSDIADLDFQKEVVERVYAEGITTIVIDTKHENVIQILPKFYNLMFSGVRFIDMHKVYEDIFDRIPLSLVQHSWFLENISATRKFTYEFLKRAMDIVLSIPLLLVSFVLFPFVYLAIRLEDKGPLFISQDRVGRNNHVIRIFKVRTMTGSDSGDDVLASKHEVTKTGAILRKLRIDELPQLWNVFRGDLSLIGPRPEFPAMVKHYEHEVPFYNVRHLIKPGLSGWAQIYHEHHPHHGTDVGETRVKLSYDLYYIKNRSITLDLKIALKTVKTILSRAGI; encoded by the coding sequence ATGCACGTAGGGAAAATAGTTAATCGTTCAGAAGCATTCATTCTCTTCCTTGGGGACGTACTCGTCCTGTATTTTTCATTGTGGATAACGCTTTTTTTGAGACGTTTTGAAATTCCCGACACAAACGCCCTTGAGTCACACTTTCAGCCTTTCACAATCCTTTTTGTGTTGTGGATTCTAGTATTTTTTATTGCGGGACTCTATGACAAGCACACCACCTTTCTTAAAAAGCGTATTCCGTCCATTATTTTGAATGCACAAGTGGTCAATATCATTCTCGGTATCTTTTTCTTCTACTTCATTCCCTATTTTGGGATTACACCAAAAACAACACTCTTTATTTTTCTTGTTGTGTCTTTTTTGTGTGTGGTTACGTGGAGACGCAACAGTCTCATGTTTTTTGAATCTCCCGAACGGCAGGCCGCAATACTTATCGGAAGCGGAAGCGAAATGGACGAACTAAAGCGTGAGGTCAACGGCAATCCCCGGTACGGAATCTTTTTCGCCTCAACAATAGATTTGTCTGATATTGCTGACTTAGATTTTCAGAAAGAAGTTGTTGAGCGCGTATATGCCGAGGGTATCACGACAATCGTGATAGACACTAAACATGAAAACGTAATACAAATCCTGCCCAAGTTTTATAACCTCATGTTTTCAGGTGTTCGGTTTATTGATATGCACAAAGTGTACGAAGACATTTTTGACCGTATTCCACTTTCTCTCGTGCAACACAGTTGGTTTCTTGAAAATATTTCCGCGACACGAAAGTTTACATACGAATTTTTGAAACGTGCGATGGATATTGTGCTCTCTATTCCGCTGTTGCTTGTATCTTTCGTTCTTTTTCCTTTTGTGTACCTTGCCATTCGTCTTGAAGACAAGGGTCCGTTATTTATTTCACAGGACCGTGTGGGAAGAAACAACCACGTCATTCGTATTTTTAAGGTGCGTACGATGACGGGAAGTGATTCGGGAGACGATGTGCTTGCAAGCAAGCACGAAGTAACCAAGACGGGAGCGATACTTCGAAAACTTCGCATTGATGAATTGCCACAACTATGGAACGTGTTTCGTGGGGACCTTTCTTTAATTGGTCCGCGCCCTGAATTTCCTGCAATGGTAAAACACTACGAACACGAAGTGCCGTTTTATAATGTGCGTCACTTGATTAAACCCGGGCTGTCCGGTTGGGCGCAGATTTATCACGAACATCACCCGCACCACGGAACGGATGTGGGGGAGACGCGAGTGAAACTGTCCTATGATTTGTACTACATCAAAAACAGAAGCATTACACTAGACCTCAAAATTGCACTCAAAACGGTGAAAACCATTCTATCGCGGGCGGGAATATAA
- a CDS encoding bifunctional 5,10-methylenetetrahydrofolate dehydrogenase/5,10-methenyltetrahydrofolate cyclohydrolase, with amino-acid sequence MMSVMLINGKEIAEDICSRVQKILSKTNTHLSLGVVMVGNDVVMEQFVRIKKRVAESVGVTLTEHRFSKEITTQELVRAVQDIITESNSIIVQLPLPQHIDFKKIQNVIPASHDVDCLGTQARNAFERGDSPLLPPVVGAIKEILERYSIEVAEKHVVVVGKGILVGEPVAVWMSQWGAHVVSLDDQDVVAEHTHKADIIVLGAGAPHFLKPDMVKNGVVILDAGTSESGGKVVGDADPTCADKASLMTPVPGGIGPIAVAMLFKNLLICSGTDV; translated from the coding sequence ATGATGTCAGTCATGCTTATCAACGGAAAAGAAATCGCGGAGGATATTTGTTCTCGTGTTCAAAAGATACTTTCAAAAACCAACACACACCTGTCCCTCGGTGTGGTTATGGTAGGAAATGACGTCGTTATGGAGCAGTTTGTGCGTATTAAGAAGCGTGTTGCGGAATCTGTTGGTGTGACGCTTACGGAGCATCGGTTTTCGAAAGAAATAACAACACAGGAACTTGTTCGTGCGGTTCAGGACATCATTACTGAGAGCAATAGCATTATTGTCCAATTACCGCTCCCGCAACATATTGATTTCAAAAAAATACAAAATGTTATTCCCGCGTCGCATGATGTGGATTGTCTTGGCACACAAGCACGAAATGCATTTGAAAGAGGAGATAGTCCACTTCTTCCTCCGGTTGTTGGGGCAATCAAGGAGATTCTTGAACGATACAGCATTGAGGTCGCGGAAAAACATGTTGTCGTTGTTGGAAAAGGAATACTTGTGGGTGAGCCAGTTGCGGTGTGGATGTCGCAGTGGGGAGCGCACGTCGTTTCGTTGGATGACCAAGATGTTGTTGCAGAGCACACACACAAAGCTGACATTATTGTGCTCGGTGCGGGTGCTCCGCACTTTCTAAAACCCGACATGGTAAAAAATGGCGTGGTGATTCTTGATGCAGGCACATCTGAGAGCGGTGGAAAAGTTGTTGGTGATGCAGACCCAACATGTGCCGACAAAGCTTCACTCATGACACCTGTTCCGGGAGGCATTGGGCCGATTGCAGTGGCGATGCTTTTTAAAAACCTTTTAATATGCAGTGGTACTGATGTATGA
- the secD gene encoding protein translocase subunit SecD, whose amino-acid sequence MRYRIGSVVILIVAILVGYFVYSSEQSPNQRFHFKAGLDLAGGTLLTYSADVSGVPVSDVGDAMNSLRDVIERRVNIFGVSEPVVQVEEARIADGKEQRLIVELPGVTDIDEAIKQLGKTPLLEFKLAQDIQVTNGTTTLTGYVATGLTGRFLKSAQLQFSQGSSQGLIQEPIVALTFNDEGTTLFADITSKHLGERLAIFLDDEMKGDPTIQATITDGKAIITGLTADEAKEMARNLSFGALPVPITLVGADSIGPTLGEQVSRAGMLAGLWGFIVISLFMILWYRLPGVVATFSLAIYAALVLALFKLIPITLTAPGIAGFVLSVGMAVDANILVFERIKEEIKAGKEMRDAITDGFARAWFSIRDANFTGILTAIVLFYTTTSLVKGFALTLLLGIAVSMFTALSITRTFLEAIAPNKVTPMVRFLFGSGLSK is encoded by the coding sequence ATGAGGTACCGAATAGGTTCGGTTGTCATTCTTATAGTCGCCATTCTGGTCGGCTATTTTGTGTATTCGAGTGAGCAGAGTCCAAATCAGCGTTTTCATTTTAAAGCTGGTCTTGATTTGGCGGGTGGAACACTTCTTACCTACAGTGCGGATGTGTCAGGTGTGCCAGTAAGTGATGTCGGAGATGCGATGAATTCACTTCGTGATGTGATTGAACGTCGTGTAAACATTTTTGGTGTTTCAGAGCCAGTGGTGCAAGTTGAAGAAGCGCGTATTGCTGACGGAAAAGAACAACGTCTCATCGTGGAGCTTCCGGGTGTAACTGATATTGACGAAGCAATCAAACAGCTCGGTAAAACACCACTTCTCGAATTTAAGTTGGCACAAGACATCCAAGTTACAAACGGTACAACCACGCTAACAGGATATGTTGCTACGGGACTCACCGGGCGTTTTCTGAAAAGTGCGCAATTGCAATTTAGTCAGGGTAGCAGTCAGGGTCTCATTCAAGAGCCGATTGTTGCGCTTACATTTAACGACGAAGGAACAACACTTTTTGCTGATATTACTTCTAAACACCTCGGTGAACGACTTGCTATTTTTCTTGATGATGAAATGAAGGGTGATCCAACTATTCAGGCAACCATTACTGATGGAAAAGCAATCATCACTGGCCTGACCGCTGATGAGGCAAAGGAAATGGCACGTAATCTTAGTTTCGGTGCACTTCCTGTTCCAATTACATTGGTCGGTGCTGATTCAATTGGTCCAACACTTGGTGAGCAAGTGTCTCGTGCTGGTATGCTCGCGGGCCTCTGGGGCTTCATCGTTATCTCTCTTTTCATGATTCTCTGGTACCGACTTCCTGGTGTTGTTGCGACATTCTCTCTTGCGATATACGCAGCACTCGTGTTGGCACTCTTTAAACTCATTCCAATTACACTGACTGCTCCTGGTATTGCTGGTTTTGTGTTGTCGGTTGGTATGGCTGTTGATGCTAACATTCTTGTATTTGAACGAATCAAAGAAGAAATTAAGGCTGGCAAAGAAATGCGTGATGCCATTACTGATGGATTTGCCCGTGCATGGTTCTCAATTCGTGACGCCAACTTCACCGGCATTTTGACAGCAATTGTTTTGTTCTATACAACGACAAGTCTTGTTAAGGGTTTTGCCCTCACACTCCTTCTTGGTATCGCCGTTTCAATGTTCACTGCGCTTTCAATCACACGAACGTTCCTTGAGGCAATTGCTCCAAATAAAGTAACGCCGATGGTCAGGTTCTTATTCGGTTCAGGCCTTTCAAAATAA
- the secF gene encoding protein translocase subunit SecF, whose translation MFVIRHKAIFFLISGALVVASLVMLAVWGLNPGVDFSGGSIVQVGYSTSTRPSVDTVKAMVEEAGFNDVTVRESGDSSLTIRTQMLVDANRTTLTNLLTGTSTTGTTTAVTGVIERLSSVGPTVGEELRRKTLIAISLVILIIILYVAFVFRKVSKPISSWMYGLVAILTLLHDIIIPTGAFVLLGHLNGLEADTLFVVALLTILGVSVSDTIVVFDRIRENLRLNGESRVKEPFDETVGKSLQQTYVRSFNTSFSIILVLLILFFLGGPTIHSFMLTLLVGQIAGTYSSIFIASPLLVVIANRKLEKEARH comes from the coding sequence ATGTTTGTTATTCGTCACAAAGCAATTTTCTTTCTCATCTCCGGCGCACTCGTCGTTGCTTCGTTGGTGATGCTTGCGGTGTGGGGTCTTAATCCTGGTGTTGATTTTTCTGGTGGTTCAATTGTGCAAGTGGGATACTCAACAAGCACGCGTCCGTCTGTAGATACCGTGAAGGCGATGGTTGAGGAAGCTGGTTTTAATGATGTTACTGTACGCGAATCAGGTGATAGTAGCTTGACCATTCGTACACAAATGCTCGTTGATGCAAATCGCACCACTCTTACAAATCTTTTGACGGGGACATCAACAACAGGAACAACGACCGCAGTGACAGGTGTGATTGAGCGCTTGAGTTCTGTTGGACCAACGGTTGGTGAGGAGCTCCGACGTAAAACACTTATCGCAATTTCGCTCGTCATACTCATCATTATTTTGTATGTCGCATTTGTATTTCGTAAGGTTTCAAAACCGATTTCATCATGGATGTACGGATTAGTTGCCATCCTCACACTTCTTCACGACATCATTATTCCAACAGGAGCATTCGTTCTTCTCGGACACCTCAATGGACTTGAGGCAGACACGCTTTTTGTTGTGGCACTTTTGACTATTCTTGGTGTCTCGGTGAGTGACACCATCGTTGTGTTTGATCGTATCCGTGAAAATCTGCGTTTGAATGGTGAGTCAAGGGTCAAGGAACCTTTTGACGAAACGGTAGGGAAGAGTTTGCAACAGACATACGTTCGTTCGTTCAACACATCGTTCTCAATTATTCTTGTGTTGCTTATCCTTTTCTTCCTCGGTGGTCCAACGATTCACAGCTTCATGCTCACCCTTCTCGTAGGGCAAATTGCTGGTACATACTCTTCAATCTTCATTGCAAGTCCACTTTTGGTGGTTATTGCCAACCGAAAGCTTGAAAAAGAGGCTCGACACTAA
- the secE gene encoding preprotein translocase subunit SecE — protein MSRFIQYLKDTKTELKHVSWPTRNQAIAFTIVVVAISIFTAAYLGALDALFTFLVQKFLI, from the coding sequence ATGTCACGTTTCATTCAATATCTTAAAGACACAAAGACAGAGCTCAAACATGTAAGTTGGCCAACGCGCAACCAAGCAATTGCATTTACGATTGTGGTGGTTGCTATTTCAATTTTTACTGCAGCATATCTTGGCGCACTTGATGCACTCTTTACTTTTTTGGTCCAGAAATTTCTTATCTAG
- the nusG gene encoding transcription termination/antitermination protein NusG encodes MNQQKVQKQHDQGRNWYAIHTYAGYEDAVVRNLKQRVESLGMEDKIFNVLVPTEKKIKVKRGKRVEEEEKVYPGYILVDMIVTDDSWYVVRNTPRVTGFVGSGVQPVPLKQDEIDELFGRMKADMPMHMIDFEQDDRLIIIDGPFKDFEGRVSEVDRQRGKVKILVSMFGRETPVELDFLQVKKI; translated from the coding sequence ATGAATCAACAAAAAGTTCAAAAACAACACGACCAAGGACGCAACTGGTATGCCATTCACACGTACGCTGGATACGAAGACGCCGTGGTGCGCAATTTAAAACAGCGCGTTGAATCTCTTGGTATGGAAGATAAAATTTTTAACGTACTTGTTCCCACTGAGAAAAAAATAAAAGTGAAACGTGGAAAACGTGTTGAAGAAGAAGAAAAAGTATACCCAGGATACATCCTTGTGGACATGATAGTGACGGATGATTCATGGTACGTGGTTCGCAACACTCCCCGTGTAACAGGATTTGTTGGCTCAGGTGTGCAACCAGTTCCACTCAAGCAAGATGAAATTGATGAACTCTTTGGTCGCATGAAGGCAGACATGCCAATGCACATGATTGATTTTGAACAAGATGACCGGCTTATTATTATTGATGGTCCGTTCAAGGATTTTGAAGGACGTGTATCTGAGGTTGACCGTCAGCGCGGAAAGGTAAAGATTCTTGTGTCTATGTTTGGGCGAGAAACGCCAGTAGAGCTCGATTTTTTACAAGTAAAAAAAATCTAG
- the rplK gene encoding 50S ribosomal protein L11, translated as MAKKVLKTLKLQIAGGAATPAPPLGPALGQAGVNIGDFVTKFNAATQTMRGETVSVVLTVFEDRSYTFVLKSPPASSLLIKAAGVEKGSGNPLKPVGSVTKAQVREIAERKMADLNAHDIDAAMKIIEGSARSMGIEVK; from the coding sequence ATGGCCAAAAAAGTACTTAAAACACTCAAATTACAGATTGCCGGAGGTGCAGCAACACCTGCGCCACCACTTGGACCTGCACTTGGTCAAGCTGGAGTGAATATTGGTGACTTTGTTACCAAGTTCAATGCAGCAACACAAACCATGCGAGGCGAAACAGTTTCCGTTGTGCTGACTGTTTTTGAAGACAGAAGTTATACATTTGTTCTCAAAAGTCCTCCAGCTTCAAGTTTGCTTATTAAAGCAGCGGGAGTAGAGAAAGGTTCAGGAAATCCTCTCAAGCCAGTTGGTTCAGTGACGAAAGCGCAGGTTCGCGAAATTGCAGAGCGCAAAATGGCAGACCTCAACGCACACGATATTGACGCAGCAATGAAAATTATTGAAGGAAGTGCTCGCTCAATGGGGATTGAAGTGAAGTAA
- a CDS encoding deoxycytidine triphosphate deaminase has translation MALSNKRILEEMKKDKIVIDPFIPENLSTSSYDVTLGEWFYAEQPPQHFQTIYNVYDKKHTERVWGKKPLRAITARELFKHYKFEFDGISPDDKVILLSPGETILAHTNEFIGGRETITTMMKARSSLGRNFIEVCKCAGWGDVGYINRWTMEITNNSTHYSIPLVVGRRVAQIIFFETGPILKRHRDYTSDGKYQGSKLLSKLKKSWKPEQMIPKMYLDREIRKPKKRH, from the coding sequence ATGGCACTTTCAAACAAACGAATACTGGAGGAAATGAAAAAGGATAAAATTGTCATTGACCCTTTTATCCCAGAAAATCTTTCTACGTCAAGCTATGACGTAACCCTTGGTGAGTGGTTTTATGCAGAGCAACCACCACAGCACTTTCAGACCATTTACAATGTGTATGACAAGAAACACACAGAGCGGGTGTGGGGTAAAAAACCACTCCGAGCAATCACTGCTCGAGAATTGTTCAAACATTATAAATTTGAATTTGATGGCATCTCGCCAGATGATAAGGTAATTCTTCTTAGTCCTGGTGAAACGATTCTCGCACACACAAACGAGTTCATTGGGGGACGGGAGACGATAACAACAATGATGAAAGCTAGATCATCGTTGGGACGAAATTTTATCGAGGTGTGTAAATGTGCAGGCTGGGGTGATGTTGGATATATCAACCGTTGGACGATGGAAATTACCAATAACTCAACGCACTACTCCATTCCCCTCGTCGTCGGACGACGTGTTGCACAAATTATTTTCTTTGAAACTGGACCGATACTCAAAAGACACAGAGACTACACGTCCGACGGAAAGTATCAAGGTTCAAAACTTCTCTCAAAATTAAAAAAGTCTTGGAAGCCAGAGCAGATGATTCCAAAAATGTATCTTGATCGCGAAATACGAAAACCAAAAAAGCGCCACTAG
- a CDS encoding serine hydroxymethyltransferase, with the protein MSFIEKQDAEVYRILQGEEKRQAEGLELIPSENYVSLAVCEALASVMTNKYSEGYPGKRYYGGQKFTDEIETLAIERAKKLFGAKFANVQPLSGAPANIATYFALLEPGDMILGMDLSHGGHLTHGHPVTAITKIFRFVHYKMKNIETGEIDYDALRATALKEKPKILLAGYSAYPRELDYEKFVSIAREVGAITVMDVAHIAGLIAGKVVKNPFDFGFDVMTTTTHKTLRGPRGGMILTRDNEEFAKKIDKMIFPGFQGGPHMNVIAAKAVAFGEALSPKFAEYSQQILKNAEVMADVFLKEDVRLITGGTSNHLVLADVFGSCGVTGDEAQRALDEVGITVNKNVIADDTRKPLDPSGIRFGTPAITTRNFKEKECRFVAERMVAVLKNHTNSDLKEKIHKEICDLAGRLPVPGSFI; encoded by the coding sequence ATGTCATTCATCGAAAAACAAGATGCAGAGGTATACCGAATTCTTCAAGGGGAAGAAAAACGTCAAGCGGAAGGACTTGAGCTTATTCCATCTGAAAATTATGTCTCTCTTGCTGTTTGTGAGGCACTCGCATCAGTAATGACGAATAAGTATTCAGAAGGATATCCAGGCAAACGATATTACGGAGGACAAAAATTTACAGATGAAATAGAAACGTTGGCGATTGAGCGCGCAAAAAAATTATTTGGTGCGAAATTTGCGAATGTGCAACCACTTTCAGGTGCACCGGCAAACATCGCAACCTACTTTGCACTACTTGAACCCGGAGACATGATTTTGGGAATGGATTTGTCACACGGCGGACATCTGACACATGGTCATCCTGTAACGGCAATTACAAAAATATTTCGTTTTGTCCATTACAAAATGAAAAATATTGAAACAGGCGAAATTGATTACGATGCATTACGGGCCACTGCCTTAAAAGAAAAACCAAAAATACTTCTTGCAGGATATTCTGCATACCCCCGCGAACTTGATTATGAAAAATTTGTTTCTATTGCTCGAGAAGTTGGTGCAATTACGGTGATGGATGTTGCACATATTGCGGGATTGATTGCAGGTAAGGTGGTGAAGAATCCGTTTGATTTTGGATTTGATGTTATGACGACAACGACACACAAGACACTGCGTGGTCCGCGTGGTGGAATGATTTTGACACGGGACAATGAAGAGTTTGCAAAAAAAATAGACAAGATGATATTTCCAGGTTTTCAAGGTGGTCCGCATATGAATGTGATTGCAGCAAAAGCAGTTGCGTTTGGTGAAGCATTGTCACCAAAGTTTGCAGAGTATTCTCAACAGATTTTAAAAAACGCAGAAGTAATGGCTGATGTTTTTTTGAAAGAGGATGTTCGTTTGATTACCGGCGGAACATCCAATCATCTCGTTCTTGCTGATGTGTTCGGCTCATGTGGTGTAACAGGGGATGAAGCACAGCGCGCACTTGATGAGGTTGGTATTACAGTAAACAAAAATGTGATTGCCGATGATACACGCAAACCCCTTGACCCGTCGGGGATTCGATTCGGAACTCCAGCAATCACCACGCGCAACTTCAAAGAAAAGGAATGTCGATTT